A region from the Pelobates fuscus isolate aPelFus1 chromosome 1, aPelFus1.pri, whole genome shotgun sequence genome encodes:
- the SAP18 gene encoding histone deacetylase complex subunit SAP18: MAVESRVTQEEIKKEPEKPVDREKTCPLLLRVFTTNTGRHHRMDEFARGNVPSSELQIYTWMDATLKELTSLVKEVYPEARKKGTHFNFAIVYPDPQRPGYRVKEIGSTISGRKGTDDAMTLQSQRFHIGDYLDIAITPPNRAPPPQGRMRPY, translated from the exons ATGGCGGTAGAATCCCGGGTGACCCAGGAGGAGATTAAGAAAGAACCTGAGAAACCCGTGGACCGAGAGAAG ACATGCCCTCTTCTTTTGAGAGTGTTTACTACAAACACTGGTAGACATCACAGAATGGATGAATTTGCCAGAGGAAATGTCCCATCCAGTGAGCTGCAGATCTATACCTG GATGGATGCAACCTTGAAAGAACTAACCAGCTTAGTTAAAGAAGTCTACCCAGAAGCTCGGAAAAAAGGCACTCATTTCAATTTTGCTATTGTTTATCCAGATCCCCAACGACCTGGTTACAG AGTAAAGGAGATTGGTAGCACGATTTCAGGAAGAAAGGGAACAGATGATGCCATGACTCTACAGTCTCAGAGGTTCCATATTGGAGATTATCTGGACATAGCGATAACTCCTCCTAACAGAGCACCGCCCCCTCAAGGGCGCATGAGACCATATTGA